The following coding sequences are from one Flexibacter flexilis DSM 6793 window:
- a CDS encoding PorV/PorQ family protein has product MNYKILTLSVCLSLGTIAASQAQIFPNLGGQRAGISGLTFLKNDLNPRSVGMSGASAAINGDAYSIYNNPAAAVDLKATSFAVSGLRYGAGITHSLASGIIAQNEYNAFLVSANVLSSGAMDVRTEFQPDGTGEKFYATNTALGFGYARALSQMFSFGIYGKYIHEQLAEYKANTIAVDMGFMYRTDYKDLRFSAVLQHFGSDSKLAGSTLPNSYNRNGVSLESYPAPTLFKMGVSMRPYQDGAHSLLTSVQLNHPNDNAENIRLGVEYSWNDLFFARTGAKINVKGEKWPSFGVGYRQRVGYHLLRIDYGANPTDYLGFMHSVGVSFTLGKPATDPTPAPAAQ; this is encoded by the coding sequence ATGAACTATAAAATTTTAACACTTTCGGTTTGTTTGTCGCTGGGAACAATAGCGGCAAGTCAGGCACAAATTTTTCCAAATTTGGGTGGCCAACGTGCTGGTATTTCGGGGCTTACGTTTCTGAAAAACGACTTAAATCCGCGTTCTGTGGGTATGTCGGGGGCAAGTGCAGCCATCAACGGCGACGCATACAGCATTTACAACAACCCTGCCGCAGCCGTCGATTTGAAAGCAACTTCGTTTGCCGTGTCGGGCTTGCGCTATGGCGCGGGCATTACGCATTCGCTGGCTTCAGGTATTATTGCTCAAAATGAATACAACGCCTTTTTGGTGTCGGCTAATGTACTGAGTTCGGGAGCAATGGACGTGCGCACCGAATTTCAACCCGACGGAACTGGCGAGAAATTTTATGCCACCAACACTGCGTTAGGTTTTGGTTATGCGCGTGCGCTTTCCCAGATGTTTAGCTTCGGGATTTACGGAAAATATATTCATGAGCAATTGGCCGAATACAAAGCCAATACCATCGCCGTGGACATGGGTTTCATGTATCGCACCGACTACAAGGACTTGCGCTTCTCAGCAGTATTACAACACTTTGGTTCTGATTCTAAATTGGCAGGAAGTACCTTGCCCAACAGCTACAACCGCAACGGTGTTTCGTTGGAATCGTACCCAGCACCAACGCTTTTCAAGATGGGAGTTTCGATGCGTCCTTACCAAGATGGTGCGCATTCTTTGCTTACATCTGTGCAACTCAATCACCCGAACGACAACGCCGAAAACATCCGTTTGGGCGTAGAATATTCGTGGAATGATCTATTTTTTGCACGCACTGGCGCGAAAATCAACGTAAAAGGCGAAAAATGGCCTAGTTTTGGCGTAGGTTACCGTCAGCGTGTGGGTTATCATTTGTTGCGCATTGATTACGGTGCCAACCCTACGGATTACTTGGGCTTTATGCACAGCGTGGGTGTTTCGTTTACGCTTGGCAAACCAGCCACCGACCCCACTCCTGCCCCAGCAGCACAATAA
- a CDS encoding NHL repeat-containing protein, with protein MNFIKNKYLALLMGGSMAALSACDGFFGKKTDLSFIDIPDQSASRVAYVPVLPEIKGFTRPVQVATGFDNLIYVVDSAQAIVAFDEAGNQVGRFTGVPNVTYVTQDRRLDLLAIGRFDTVINGQSYSLSSIYRIDMKKSGENNNTVLDLNTARITRQIRHPFYYNKSSPTNPTYLNGVSLNGIAVLYDNRYYVTRTGSDNNPQKIGGPDDAVLLFDKNDNFVSPISMQGLGGSSVTNFFTSPFDITTLAKPPQSYSLPSGTKEDFIVTSLDTSRTLQVQYIEVNATENGTDYSVKYFDYGDTTKASGFFYMPKRFSKPYGVTYSGDSKNYIFVIDRDSLYQFTNTGYEGVPFGTYTKLQKVSFGGTGNSVLQFRHAKSVAYFNRTLYVADAGNGRLLRFKLSDDYR; from the coding sequence ATGAATTTTATAAAAAATAAATATTTGGCTTTGCTAATGGGCGGTTCGATGGCTGCGCTTTCGGCTTGTGATGGCTTTTTTGGCAAAAAAACAGACCTTTCGTTCATTGACATTCCCGACCAAAGTGCCAGCCGCGTGGCGTATGTGCCTGTTTTGCCTGAAATAAAAGGCTTTACGCGTCCTGTGCAAGTGGCTACGGGTTTCGACAACCTGATTTATGTGGTCGATTCGGCGCAGGCTATCGTGGCTTTCGATGAGGCAGGCAACCAAGTAGGCCGTTTTACGGGCGTGCCTAACGTTACTTATGTAACCCAAGACCGCCGTTTGGATTTGTTGGCTATTGGCCGATTCGATACCGTGATTAACGGGCAAAGCTATTCGCTTAGCTCCATCTATCGTATTGATATGAAGAAAAGCGGAGAGAATAATAATACGGTTTTAGACCTGAATACGGCTCGTATTACGCGCCAAATTCGTCACCCGTTTTACTATAACAAAAGCTCTCCTACCAACCCAACGTATTTGAATGGTGTTAGCTTGAATGGCATTGCGGTTTTGTACGACAATCGTTATTACGTTACGCGCACGGGTTCGGATAACAATCCGCAAAAAATCGGAGGGCCAGACGATGCCGTTTTGTTGTTTGACAAAAATGATAATTTCGTTTCGCCAATTTCGATGCAAGGATTGGGCGGTTCGAGTGTAACCAACTTCTTTACTTCGCCTTTCGACATCACGACGCTGGCCAAACCGCCACAGTCTTACTCACTGCCGAGCGGTACGAAAGAAGATTTTATCGTTACGTCTCTGGACACGAGCCGCACGCTACAAGTGCAATACATTGAGGTAAATGCCACCGAAAACGGAACGGATTATTCGGTTAAATACTTCGATTATGGCGATACGACCAAAGCAAGTGGATTCTTCTATATGCCCAAACGCTTTAGCAAACCGTATGGCGTAACCTATAGCGGCGACAGCAAAAACTATATTTTTGTAATAGACCGCGACAGCTTGTACCAATTCACGAACACGGGTTACGAAGGTGTACCGTTTGGTACTTACACTAAGTTGCAAAAAGTGTCATTTGGTGGGACGGGCAACAGCGTGTTACAGTTCCGTCATGCCAAGTCGGTGGCGTATTTTAACAGAACTTTATACGTAGCCGACGCGGGCAATGGCCGTTTGTTGCGCTTTAAGCTCAGCGACGATTATCGCTAA
- a CDS encoding thioredoxin family protein, with amino-acid sequence MIQETLRKGFVLGAGLLLSISSFAQKGIAFETGTFAQVLEKSKQTGKPIFMDAYTTWCGPCKAMARSVFTNDTVAAYYNKNFVCYKSDMEKGEGLDLAKKYEVRAYPNLLYISAEGNILHRVAGFRNASDFVKLGQTALNPDARFEAIKKQYEAASNEAAKASAYMLALADAALPYEKVSENYFNSITETEFTTPSNWEIIKNLEENLNSKVFQYFIKNRDKYASLYGKESVEKRINQVYLQALERTVERTPEAYDKLFAEYSALNLAKDKETDMTLIQLELVVLKHKQNWAKYDEVASNLVSKYISKNAYALNSIAWDAYEHISDAKVMAKAEQWAASSCKISPEYANLDTYACILFKNGKSALAKKTAQEAIAKGKKAGEDTAETEALLAKINDKLKVKK; translated from the coding sequence ATGATTCAAGAAACATTAAGAAAAGGTTTTGTATTAGGAGCAGGTTTATTGCTGAGTATCAGCAGTTTTGCTCAAAAAGGCATTGCGTTTGAAACAGGTACGTTTGCACAAGTGCTAGAAAAGTCTAAGCAAACAGGCAAGCCCATTTTCATGGACGCTTATACGACTTGGTGCGGCCCGTGCAAAGCCATGGCCAGAAGCGTATTTACCAATGACACGGTGGCCGCTTATTACAACAAAAACTTTGTGTGCTATAAATCGGACATGGAAAAAGGCGAAGGCCTTGATCTTGCTAAAAAGTACGAAGTACGCGCATACCCGAACTTACTGTACATCAGCGCAGAAGGAAATATTTTGCACCGTGTGGCAGGTTTTCGTAATGCCTCAGATTTTGTAAAACTCGGCCAAACGGCACTGAATCCAGATGCGCGTTTTGAAGCCATTAAGAAGCAATATGAGGCCGCTTCTAACGAAGCCGCCAAAGCAAGTGCTTATATGTTGGCTTTGGCAGATGCTGCTCTTCCTTACGAAAAAGTTTCGGAAAACTACTTTAATAGCATTACCGAAACAGAATTCACGACACCAAGCAACTGGGAGATTATCAAGAACTTGGAAGAAAATTTAAATTCAAAAGTATTCCAGTATTTTATCAAAAACAGAGATAAATACGCCAGCTTGTACGGCAAAGAATCAGTAGAAAAACGCATCAATCAAGTGTATTTGCAAGCTTTGGAGCGTACCGTAGAACGCACTCCCGAAGCTTACGACAAATTATTTGCTGAATATTCTGCGCTGAATCTTGCCAAAGATAAAGAAACAGATATGACCCTAATTCAGCTCGAATTAGTAGTGCTAAAACACAAACAGAATTGGGCTAAATACGACGAAGTAGCGAGCAATTTGGTAAGTAAATACATTTCTAAAAATGCTTATGCACTCAATAGTATCGCTTGGGACGCATACGAACACATTAGTGATGCGAAAGTAATGGCGAAAGCCGAACAATGGGCAGCATCTTCTTGCAAAATTTCACCAGAATATGCCAATTTGGACACTTATGCTTGCATTCTATTCAAAAATGGTAAATCTGCACTAGCAAAGAAAACAGCACAAGAAGCCATCGCTAAAGGCAAAAAAGCAGGCGAAGACACAGCTGAAACAGAGGCATTATTAGCCAAAATTAATGACAAACTAAAAGTTAAAAAATAA
- the asnB gene encoding asparagine synthase (glutamine-hydrolyzing), with amino-acid sequence MCGISGIAHYNGLAVPTEAIQTLTNAIAHRGPNGQGIWFNNNNTIALGHRRLAILDLSEAGSQPMTTAEQRFHIVFNGEVFNFIEIREELNKKYNLEFVTDSDTEVILRAYEVWGKEMLHRFNGMWALAIYDTHTDELFLARDRFGIKPLYYSFENQEFIWASEVQAIAKLQPSISPCKEAVENLAKGGFDAHGSGKTYLEKIYTLPAGHCIKLDPQGQMTIEQWYFLRQVHVPATLEAQALHLRELIFDACKLRLRSDVPVATCLSGGVDSGSITAVINQLNTASGTLDAQYAQNYKHIGFCASFEGTPLDEKDQALRLTETLDLSLEVCNVTEPTIAELEEAMHSCDGPMHALAFFPIWKLYKHIRSKGITVTLDGQGPDEMLGGYQPIHEALSTALAQHDWHWFDEIIEAYQHQGESKQVSSKRNVKKAKQRILRQHFRQILLWPRLQAGKILRNMGILKVQDLAENNLSNVLKPAIDRPAFISTPIDKSLFNQFFFNPLPAILQQYDRCSMAHGIECRMPFMDYRIVEFIFSLPAQSKIGKGYTKLVLREAMNGILPDFIRLNRTKIGFNAPIVDWFRGGLKDWMLSQMSTSSFLANPYFDGKDLKQRFEDFVATDNQSWAEAWAFWPAVHLNWWLQQQPNFKPQEVLAKP; translated from the coding sequence ATGTGCGGAATTTCAGGTATTGCCCATTATAACGGACTGGCTGTCCCAACAGAAGCAATACAAACACTTACAAATGCCATTGCTCATCGCGGGCCGAACGGACAAGGCATTTGGTTTAACAACAACAACACTATTGCTTTAGGGCACAGACGATTAGCTATTTTAGACCTTAGTGAGGCTGGCTCACAGCCCATGACCACAGCGGAGCAACGTTTTCATATTGTATTCAATGGCGAAGTTTTTAATTTCATAGAAATAAGAGAAGAGCTTAATAAAAAATATAATCTTGAATTTGTAACAGACTCGGACACAGAGGTAATACTTCGTGCCTATGAGGTGTGGGGCAAAGAAATGCTACACCGCTTCAACGGTATGTGGGCTTTGGCTATTTACGACACACACACCGACGAGCTTTTCTTGGCACGCGACCGCTTCGGCATCAAACCTTTGTATTATAGCTTTGAAAATCAAGAATTTATCTGGGCATCAGAAGTACAAGCCATCGCCAAACTTCAACCAAGCATCAGCCCTTGCAAAGAGGCCGTAGAAAATTTGGCCAAAGGTGGTTTTGATGCGCATGGCTCAGGCAAGACATATTTAGAAAAAATCTATACCTTACCCGCAGGCCATTGCATCAAGCTTGATCCACAAGGCCAAATGACCATCGAACAATGGTATTTTTTGCGTCAGGTTCACGTACCTGCCACTTTGGAGGCGCAAGCACTGCACTTACGCGAACTTATTTTTGATGCCTGCAAATTGCGCTTGCGCAGCGATGTACCCGTAGCTACGTGCCTTTCGGGGGGCGTGGACAGTGGCAGTATTACGGCAGTCATCAATCAACTCAATACCGCCAGCGGGACTTTAGATGCACAATACGCCCAAAATTACAAGCACATCGGTTTTTGTGCCAGTTTTGAAGGCACGCCGTTAGATGAAAAAGACCAAGCCTTGCGCCTGACCGAAACACTCGATTTGAGCTTAGAAGTATGCAATGTTACCGAACCTACTATTGCCGAGTTAGAAGAAGCCATGCACTCTTGCGATGGTCCCATGCATGCACTGGCCTTTTTCCCTATCTGGAAACTCTACAAACATATTCGTAGCAAAGGCATTACCGTAACCCTCGATGGGCAAGGCCCCGACGAAATGCTTGGTGGCTATCAGCCTATACACGAAGCTCTTAGCACTGCCCTTGCCCAACATGATTGGCATTGGTTTGATGAAATAATCGAGGCCTATCAGCATCAGGGCGAAAGCAAGCAAGTTAGCTCAAAGCGCAACGTCAAGAAAGCGAAACAACGCATTTTGCGCCAGCATTTCCGACAAATACTGCTTTGGCCGCGCCTACAAGCAGGCAAGATTCTGCGCAATATGGGCATTTTGAAAGTACAAGATCTGGCCGAAAATAATTTATCTAACGTACTAAAACCTGCCATAGACCGACCTGCGTTTATTAGCACACCCATAGACAAATCACTTTTTAACCAATTTTTTTTCAATCCGTTGCCTGCTATTTTGCAGCAATACGACCGCTGCTCTATGGCGCACGGTATCGAATGCCGTATGCCGTTTATGGATTATAGAATTGTGGAATTTATCTTTTCGCTTCCTGCTCAATCCAAAATCGGCAAAGGTTATACAAAACTCGTACTGCGCGAAGCCATGAACGGCATTTTGCCTGACTTCATTCGCCTGAATCGTACTAAAATCGGGTTTAATGCCCCTATCGTGGATTGGTTCAGAGGCGGCCTTAAAGATTGGATGCTCTCGCAAATGAGTACGTCGTCTTTCCTTGCCAATCCGTATTTTGATGGCAAAGACCTAAAGCAACGTTTTGAAGATTTCGTGGCCACCGACAACCAATCTTGGGCGGAAGCGTGGGCGTTTTGGC